The following coding sequences lie in one Dryobates pubescens isolate bDryPub1 chromosome 10, bDryPub1.pri, whole genome shotgun sequence genomic window:
- the MPHOSPH8 gene encoding M-phase phosphoprotein 8 isoform X2, producing MAAAAAGSGSEAAAAVRLEGAEEEEGTAAAAEDEEDGKEDGSGTATVVGATATAGTEAGGGESEEEEEGDVFEVEKILDVKTEGGKILYKVRWKGYTSDDDTWEPEVHLEDCKEVLLEFRNKIVDNKPKAVKKEIQKLSLNDDIFEAESDSDWQSETKDGVSPKKKKKKSKDGEDGNPDDLKKKQPKSAKLKEKPTECENSPDTSVLDSKPKKRTSESKEDSKDPKKQRKEDTKEVRKKKGELKDVKAKSREDSKENKKSRKEKHGYGQCDSELSTPDDGILRGTENENSDLNSENKDEKPNEERLEQQIAEIDSIADGHLDGSASNEDDSMDIKVKRKKKKIPKAEDYKEEERKVETQDAHLEKKSVHRKQKGQEKVKIIPVELEKVSPAPSPVHKGLKSSADERGRKSTDSAGECQEKEIKKIETKEKYQKRESEKEEKSRKEQNALKSFKDIKSAFHLFNVASEGKSDYSENNCQREESLVEQKFIEELKSKDSKVCKERRSIRDETDTWTYIAAEGDPEVVDVCQMENSDGKQQVLSLGMDMQLEWLTLEDFQKHLDGEETNHVSTEPISSTLLRDAVKSGDYMTVKMALSSNEDYNLDQEDSSGMTLVMLAAAGGHDDLLRVLIRKGAKVNGRQKNGTTALIHAAEKNFLTTVAILLEAGAYVNMQQSSGETALMKACKRGNSDIVRLMIESGADCNILSKHQNSALHFAKQCNNVLVYEQLKSHLETLSRVAEDTIRDYFEARLVLLEPVFPIACHRLCEGPDFSTDFNYNPPQNVPEGSGILLFIFHANFHGKDVIARLCGPCSVQAVVLNDKFQLPVFLDSHFIYSFSPTAGLNKLFIRLAEAPTAKVKLLIGAYRVQLQ from the exons atggcggcggcggcggccgggagCGGGTctgaggcggcggcggcagtaAGGCTGGAGGGGgcggaggaagaggaggggacgGCAGCCGCGGCGGAGGATGAGGAGGACGGGAAGGAAGACGGCAGCGGGACTGCCACGGTGGTAGGTGCAACGGCAACAGCCGGCACTGAGGCCGGCGGCGGCGAGAgcgaggaagaggaagaaggggacGTGTTCGAGGTGGAGAAGATCCTTGACGTGAAGACCGAGGGG GGTAAAATTCTCTACAAAGTACGGTGGAAAGGATATACCTCTGATGATGATACCTGGGAACCAGAGGTTCATTTGGAAGACTGCAAAGAAGTGCTGCTTGAATTCAGGAATAAAATTGTGGACAATAAGCCCAAAGCAGTTAAAAAGGAGATACAG AAACTGTCTCTAAATGATGATATATTTGAAGCAGAATCTGACAGTGACTGGCAAAGCGAAACAAAAGATGGTGTTTCaccaaagaagaagaaaaagaagtcaaaaGATGGAGAGGATGGAAATCCAGATGATCTGAAGAAGAAGCAGCCCAAGTCTGCAAAACTCAAAGAAAAACCAACAGAATGTGAAAATTCCCCAGACACTTCCGTTTTGGattcaaaacccaaaaaaaggaCTTCGGAAAGCAAGGAGGATTCAAAGGACCCAAAGAAGCAAAGGAAGGAGGATACTAAAGAagtcaggaaaaagaaaggagaacttAAAGATGTAAAAGCAAAATCTAGAGAAgattctaaagaaaacaaaaaatcacgAAAGGAGAAGCACGGATATGGTCAGTGTGACTCAGAATTGAGTACCCCAGATGATGGAATTTTGCGAGGAACTGAGAATGAAAATTCAGACTTAAattcagaaaataaagatgaGAAGCCAAATGAAGAGAGGCTGGAACAACAAATCGCTGAAATAGATTCCATTGCTGATGGACATCTTGATGGATCAGCAAGTAATGAAGATGATAGCATGGATATTaaggttaaaagaaaaaagaaaaaaattcccaAAGCTGAAGATtataaagaggaagaaagaaaagtggaAACTCAGGATGCCCACTTAGAGAAGAAAAGCGTgcacagaaagcaaaaagggcaagaaaaagtaaaaataataccAGTGGAGTTGGAGAAAGTTTCACCTGCTCCTTCACCGGTGCACAAGGGGTTGAAATCGAGTGCTGATGAACGAGGGCGCAAGTCCACTGATTCAGCCGGAGAG TGtcaggagaaagaaataaagaaaattgaaacaaaagaaaaatatcaaaaAAGAGAgtctgaaaaagaagaaaagagcagaaaagaacaaaatgcCCTAAAAA GCTTTAAGGATATCAAAAGTGCATTTCATTTGTTTAATGTAGCCTCAGAAGGAAAAAGTGACTATTCTGAGAATAACTGCCAAAGAGAAGAATCTTTGGTAGAACAAAAATTCATAGAAGAATTAAAATCAAAAGACAGCAAGGTGTGCAAAGAAAGAAGGAGCATAAGAGATGAAACAGACACATGGACTTACATTGCTGCAGAAGGTGATCCAGAAGTAGTGGATGTGTGTCAAATGGAGAACTCTG ATGGCAAGCAACAAGTCTTGAGTTTGGGTATGGACATGCAGTTAGAATGGCTGACGCTAGAGGACTTTCAGAAGCATCTTGATGGAGAAGAGACGAATCATGTGTCGACAGAACCAATATCAAGTA CTCTCTTGAGGGATGCTGTTAAAAGTGGAGATTACATGACAGTAAAGATGGCACTTTCTTCAAATGAGGATTATAATCTGGATCAAGAG GACTCCAGTGGAATGACTCTAGTAatgctcgctgctgctggtgggcatGATGATCTTCTCAGAGTCCTCATCAGGAAAGGAGCTAAAGTTAACGGTAGACAGAAAAATGGAACAACTGCATTGATACATGCAGCTGAAAAG AATTTTCTAACAACAGTAGCCATTCTGCTGGAAGCTGGAGCATATGTGAacatgcagcagagcagtggtgaAACTGCTTTAATGAAG GCTTGTAAAAGAGGGAATTCTGATATAGTGCGGCTGATGATTGAGAGCGGAGCAGACTGTAACATTTTGTCCAAGCATCAGAACAGCGCCCTGCATTTTGCTAAGCAGTGTAACAATGTACTGGTGTACGAGCAGCTCAAGAGTCACTTGGAAAC GCTCTCAAGAGTAGCAGAAGACACCATCAGGGATTACTTTGAAGCTCGTCTTGTCTTGCTGGAGCCAGTCTTTCCAATTGCCTGTCATCGCCTCTGTGAAGGGCCAGACTTTTCTACAGACTTCAACTATAACCCTCCGCAAAACGTGCCAGAAG GATCTGGGAttcttctcttcattttccATGCGAATTTCCATGGGAAAGATGTCATTGCTCGGCTCTGTGGACCATGCAGTGTACAAGCTGTGGTTTTAAACGACAAATTCCAGCTCCCTGTATTTTTG
- the MPHOSPH8 gene encoding M-phase phosphoprotein 8 isoform X1, with product MAAAAAGSGSEAAAAVRLEGAEEEEGTAAAAEDEEDGKEDGSGTATVVGATATAGTEAGGGESEEEEEGDVFEVEKILDVKTEGGKILYKVRWKGYTSDDDTWEPEVHLEDCKEVLLEFRNKIVDNKPKAVKKEIQKLSLNDDIFEAESDSDWQSETKDGVSPKKKKKKSKDGEDGNPDDLKKKQPKSAKLKEKPTECENSPDTSVLDSKPKKRTSESKEDSKDPKKQRKEDTKEVRKKKGELKDVKAKSREDSKENKKSRKEKHGYGQCDSELSTPDDGILRGTENENSDLNSENKDEKPNEERLEQQIAEIDSIADGHLDGSASNEDDSMDIKVKRKKKKIPKAEDYKEEERKVETQDAHLEKKSVHRKQKGQEKVKIIPVELEKVSPAPSPVHKGLKSSADERGRKSTDSAGECQEKEIKKIETKEKYQKRESEKEEKSRKEQNALKNGKQQVLSLGMDMQLEWLTLEDFQKHLDGEETNHVSTEPISSTLLRDAVKSGDYMTVKMALSSNEDYNLDQEDSSGMTLVMLAAAGGHDDLLRVLIRKGAKVNGRQKNGTTALIHAAEKNFLTTVAILLEAGAYVNMQQSSGETALMKACKRGNSDIVRLMIESGADCNILSKHQNSALHFAKQCNNVLVYEQLKSHLETLSRVAEDTIRDYFEARLVLLEPVFPIACHRLCEGPDFSTDFNYNPPQNVPEGSGILLFIFHANFHGKDVIARLCGPCSVQAVVLNDKFQLPVFLDSHFIYSFSPTAGLNKLFIRLAEAPTAKVKLLIGAYRVQLQ from the exons atggcggcggcggcggccgggagCGGGTctgaggcggcggcggcagtaAGGCTGGAGGGGgcggaggaagaggaggggacgGCAGCCGCGGCGGAGGATGAGGAGGACGGGAAGGAAGACGGCAGCGGGACTGCCACGGTGGTAGGTGCAACGGCAACAGCCGGCACTGAGGCCGGCGGCGGCGAGAgcgaggaagaggaagaaggggacGTGTTCGAGGTGGAGAAGATCCTTGACGTGAAGACCGAGGGG GGTAAAATTCTCTACAAAGTACGGTGGAAAGGATATACCTCTGATGATGATACCTGGGAACCAGAGGTTCATTTGGAAGACTGCAAAGAAGTGCTGCTTGAATTCAGGAATAAAATTGTGGACAATAAGCCCAAAGCAGTTAAAAAGGAGATACAG AAACTGTCTCTAAATGATGATATATTTGAAGCAGAATCTGACAGTGACTGGCAAAGCGAAACAAAAGATGGTGTTTCaccaaagaagaagaaaaagaagtcaaaaGATGGAGAGGATGGAAATCCAGATGATCTGAAGAAGAAGCAGCCCAAGTCTGCAAAACTCAAAGAAAAACCAACAGAATGTGAAAATTCCCCAGACACTTCCGTTTTGGattcaaaacccaaaaaaaggaCTTCGGAAAGCAAGGAGGATTCAAAGGACCCAAAGAAGCAAAGGAAGGAGGATACTAAAGAagtcaggaaaaagaaaggagaacttAAAGATGTAAAAGCAAAATCTAGAGAAgattctaaagaaaacaaaaaatcacgAAAGGAGAAGCACGGATATGGTCAGTGTGACTCAGAATTGAGTACCCCAGATGATGGAATTTTGCGAGGAACTGAGAATGAAAATTCAGACTTAAattcagaaaataaagatgaGAAGCCAAATGAAGAGAGGCTGGAACAACAAATCGCTGAAATAGATTCCATTGCTGATGGACATCTTGATGGATCAGCAAGTAATGAAGATGATAGCATGGATATTaaggttaaaagaaaaaagaaaaaaattcccaAAGCTGAAGATtataaagaggaagaaagaaaagtggaAACTCAGGATGCCCACTTAGAGAAGAAAAGCGTgcacagaaagcaaaaagggcaagaaaaagtaaaaataataccAGTGGAGTTGGAGAAAGTTTCACCTGCTCCTTCACCGGTGCACAAGGGGTTGAAATCGAGTGCTGATGAACGAGGGCGCAAGTCCACTGATTCAGCCGGAGAG TGtcaggagaaagaaataaagaaaattgaaacaaaagaaaaatatcaaaaAAGAGAgtctgaaaaagaagaaaagagcagaaaagaacaaaatgcCCTAAAAA ATGGCAAGCAACAAGTCTTGAGTTTGGGTATGGACATGCAGTTAGAATGGCTGACGCTAGAGGACTTTCAGAAGCATCTTGATGGAGAAGAGACGAATCATGTGTCGACAGAACCAATATCAAGTA CTCTCTTGAGGGATGCTGTTAAAAGTGGAGATTACATGACAGTAAAGATGGCACTTTCTTCAAATGAGGATTATAATCTGGATCAAGAG GACTCCAGTGGAATGACTCTAGTAatgctcgctgctgctggtgggcatGATGATCTTCTCAGAGTCCTCATCAGGAAAGGAGCTAAAGTTAACGGTAGACAGAAAAATGGAACAACTGCATTGATACATGCAGCTGAAAAG AATTTTCTAACAACAGTAGCCATTCTGCTGGAAGCTGGAGCATATGTGAacatgcagcagagcagtggtgaAACTGCTTTAATGAAG GCTTGTAAAAGAGGGAATTCTGATATAGTGCGGCTGATGATTGAGAGCGGAGCAGACTGTAACATTTTGTCCAAGCATCAGAACAGCGCCCTGCATTTTGCTAAGCAGTGTAACAATGTACTGGTGTACGAGCAGCTCAAGAGTCACTTGGAAAC GCTCTCAAGAGTAGCAGAAGACACCATCAGGGATTACTTTGAAGCTCGTCTTGTCTTGCTGGAGCCAGTCTTTCCAATTGCCTGTCATCGCCTCTGTGAAGGGCCAGACTTTTCTACAGACTTCAACTATAACCCTCCGCAAAACGTGCCAGAAG GATCTGGGAttcttctcttcattttccATGCGAATTTCCATGGGAAAGATGTCATTGCTCGGCTCTGTGGACCATGCAGTGTACAAGCTGTGGTTTTAAACGACAAATTCCAGCTCCCTGTATTTTTG